Below is a genomic region from Salmo trutta chromosome 19, fSalTru1.1, whole genome shotgun sequence.
TAATAAAGCCATGGAGGGGTTCTGAGAGGTGTTCCTATGTGTCACCCCCAGGGGTCAATATGGTCAGTATGACTACTCCCAGCCAATGGGATACGCAGCCCCAGGGATGATGCAACCTCAGCAGCCCTACACCGGCCAGATCTACCAGCCCACACCGGCCTTCACACCTTCCCCCACACAGTCCATGTACGGCAGCAGCTTTGACGACGAGCCCCCGCTTCTGGAGGGTAAGGATAAACCGGTGGTGAGACTCGACAGGGGAAAGGGGTGATAAAAGAATGCTTTATCCCAAATCAAGCCCTTTCATCCACCTCCCTAGGCACCTTTGTTTATCTGAGAGGATTGGCTAGTTTTAAGCAATATGGCACAAATTCCACTTGATCTATCAGAAGCCAGGTGGAGCTTTTCGATTGGCTCCTATACTCCCACACCTATGCCAGAGCATGGGGGCCAGAGCATGGGAGCTTCATACTTGGGATTGATTGGGGGAATGAAAGACACTGGAATTTCCTCAAGGTGAAAGAGTGGACAGAGGTCGGGGtagaccgattatgatttttcaactctGATTCCGATTATTGGAGTTTAAAGAAGCCAATACCGATTTTAATcgaattatattttatttatttatatatttgtaataatgacaattgcaacaatactgaatgaacacttttattttaacttaatataataaataaataaaacctatttagtctcaaataaataatgaaacatgttcaatttggtttaaataatgcaaaaacaaagtgttggagaagaaagtaaaagtgcaatatgtgccatgtaaaaaagctaacatttaaattccttgctcagaacatgagaacatctgaaagctggtggttcaatattcccagttaagaagttttaggttgtagttattataggaattatgacgcgttgactatttctctctataccatttgtatttcatatacctttgatgttcttataggcgcactagtattgccagcctaatctcgggaattgattggcttgaagtcataaacagcgctgtgcttcaagcaatgctaagagctgctggcaaacgcaggaaagtttgaatgaatgcttacgagcctgctactgcctaccactgctcaatcagactgctctatcaaatcatagagttaattataataaacacacagaaatacgagcctttggtcattagtatggtcaaatccggaaactataatttcgaaaacaaaatgtttattctttcagtgaaatacggtcTAAATATTATTAagtctaaatatttctgttacattgcacaaccttcaatgttatgtcataattatgtaaaattctggcaaattagttcacagttcgcaacgagccagggaaattgttgcatataccctgactctgcttgcactgaacgcaagagaagtgacacaatttcccaagttaatattgcctgctaacatgaatttcttaactaaacatgcaggtttaaaaatatattattctgtgtattgattttaaacaagGCATTCatgttcatggttaggtacatttgtgcaaagattgtgctttttttcggcAATGCgattttgttaaatcatcacccgtttggtgaagttgaagtagactgtgattcgatgataaattaacaggcaccgcattgattatatgcaacgcaggacaagctagttaacctagtaatatcatcaaccatgtgtagttaactagtgattatgtgaagattgattgttttttataagataagtttaatgctagctagcaacttaccttggctccttgctgcactcgcgtaacaggtggtcagcctgccacgcagtttcctcgtggaatgcaatgtaatcggccataattggCGTCCAAAAAGGCAGACTACCGATGGTTATGAACGTGAAATCGGCCCCTAAtgaatcggccattccgatttaatcggtcaacctctagtcagGGGAGCGCTATGATGGGTTTCAatgtcttcaaatcaaatgttatgtcacatgcttcgtaaacaatcGGTCACtaacggtgaaatgcttacttactggcccttcccaacaacgcagagaaaaatatacaaatatgtaggaataaatacacagagtaatgataacctggctatatacacggataccgagtcgatgtgaaggggtatgaggtaattgaggtagatggTACATATAGTTAGGGGTAAgttgactaggcaacaggatagataatgaacagtagcagcagcgtatgtgatgagtttgtgcaaaaagggtcaatgcaggtagtctgggtagctatttggttaactatttagccgTCTCATGAGttagggatagaagctgttcagggtcctgttggttccagacttggcgcATCGAtactgcttgctgtgcagtagcagagagaacagtacatGACTTGGGTGACAGGAGTCTTGGAatatttttagggctttcctctgacaccgctgtATCCATGTTGCATTCCCCCTGAGACGGGAAAGTCTAAGTCAGAGTTGCCCAGTTATCCAGCTGTATGCACTAAATGGGTCTGCAGTCAGGGAGGAGTCTCCAGGGCCGCCCTGCTAGGGAGGAGTCTCCAGGGCCGCCCTGCTAGGGAGGAGTCTCCAGGGCCGCCCTGCTAGGGAGGAGTCTCCAGGGCCGCCCTGCTAGGGAGGAGTCTCCAGGGCCGCCCTGCTAGGGAGGAGTCTCCAGGGCCGCCCTGCTAGGGAGGAGTCTCCAGGGCCGCCCTGCTAGGGAGGAGTCTCCAGGGCCGCCCTGCTAGGGAGCAGTCACCAGGGCCGCCCTGCTAGGGAGGATCTTATTTTGGAGGTAGGCGTACATCTTCCACTCCACTCATCTGATACAGTGGTGTCATAGTGAGACACGTGTTCTCAtcataaatattttttcttggcTTGTAATTTCCCTTCAATTTAAAAAGTATATTTCATTCTAGGaggtatatagattttttttcagaCTATTGTATGAATGAGTTGTCCCTTTTCACCCAACCCTTTGTCTTATATCTGAGATTGTTTTAATGTCCTTTCATGGGTATGCCTCATAGAATTGGGCATAAACTTTGACCACATCTGGCAGAAGACCCTGACAGTGCTCCACCCCATGAAGGCAGCAGACGGTAACATTATGAACGAGACTGACCTGGCTGGACCCATGGTGTTCTGTCTGGCCTTCGGAGCTACCTTACTTCTAGTAAGAACTATTCTATTGATGCAGTACAGCACTTGAACACTTACATGGTATCAATATGTATTTGACATTTTACCTTGTGCTATAACATTGTTTGTCCTGGGAAGAGATGACTGTAAAAGCAGATGGCTGATGAGTTGTCTATATGTTCCTGTGTAACTGCTACAGACAGGAAAGATCCAGTTTGGCTATGTGTACGGCATCAGTGCCATCGGCTGCCTGGGGATGTACTGCCTCCTCAACTTAATGAGCATGACCGGCGTGTCGTTTGGCTGTGTCGCCAGCGTACTGGGCTACTGCCTGCTACCCATGATCCTCCTTGCCAGCTTCGGAGTCATCTTGTCTTTACAGTAAGTACAAACATGGGCCTGAGAAGAGGTTAGCTCAATATGGTAAGGTCCTGTGTCACTACAATAGAGCGTACCTGTGTATTGTAAGTGTCAGGTGGTGCACAAAATGTTATAATAAGCCTTTGACTTTTGATGCCCTATTTGTTTATGGAGTATTAAAGTGCAATTATCTTAAATCAAACCAGTGTTTTCCCTATGATATTTTTTTTCTGCAGCGGTAGCATTGGTAGTGGGTGGGGTGGTCCGGGTGCatgccaacattttactaactgatctaaccttttttttaaattttattttaacctttttCAGAGGCATGTTTGGAATAATCATCGCAGCCACGATAATTGGCTGGTGCAGTTTCTCTGCTTCCAAGATCTTCATCTCGGCCCTGGCGATGGACGGACAGCAGCTTCTAGTGGCGTACCCCTGTGCCCTCCTCTACGGCGTCTTCGCCCTTATCTCTGTCTTCTAAATGGTGTGTCTgtctacaccagggttcccccAACTCGGTCCTGGGGCTCTAGTGCATAGTTCCTATTTTTGCCCTAGTACTACAGAGATGATTTGAATAACCAACTcttcaagctttgattatttgagtcagttgtgtagtgctaagtccaaaacaaaaatgtgtaccCAGCTGGGGGGGGACCAGGACAGAGTTGGGGAAATCCTGGTCTAGAACAGTGTTTTCCAACTCCTCTTCTCCTGTACCTTCAACAGTATACATTCTTCCtgtagccctggacaagcacacctgattcaacttgtcaactaatcaagCCCACATTGAGTTGAATCAGGTCagtttgtctggggctacaacaaaTGGAGGACTGgcgttgggaaacactggtctacACCCTGCAAACGGACCAACAAACCCAACTAACTTTAGGGCCTGTCAGAGGCCCTTCTGTGCTGCACCCCCATCGCAGTGGTGTGGCCAGCTACCCTGTCTGTTGCATTCCATTTTTACACCCGCCTACAGGGGTCCGCGCAAAAGTATCAATTCCAAACCCCTTTTATTCAAGACTAAGGACCCATCCACCGACCACCACAGAATCTTCTATTTCATGTAAAACTTCTTTATTCTGTATGTTTGTTTCTTAGATTTATTTGAGCCTTGAGGCCTTCAGAAAATGGTTTGCACAAGTATTTACAATTGTATTCAACTGAAGCAGGAGAGTTGAAATAGAGCAGTTAGTTAATTCTGTCTTCTATGTCAACGGCCCTCTCATGCATACATGCACATCTGGGTACTCTGAGGTCAACTTGCAACTCAGAAGAGACATGTCTTACAAAGCTGAAATTGTTTTAAATTGCTGAAACACCAAAGCTCTGTGCCCTTCCCCGCTATATTTCCCAGCCCTCTCAGGTTGGCCCCAGCACATGGCCTAACAGAGAGCCTCCTTAGCTAACTGCATGTGGTCATGGGTGTGTTAGTTATGCAGCTTGTGTGATTGTAAACTTTGGTCAGTCAGTGCCTGCGTAATAACAGCTGCACACATGCAGACTCACAGAATttatgtcaacaacaaaaaagaatagAGATGTTGGTTTTTCATTTTCTCTATTGACCAGTGGGAATCAGCTAATGTGCGCCTCATGACCTAGTTTTTGTTCATATTTACCGGCACGTTTATTTTTATTGTAAAATGATAGTTTGTTGACCATATTAAAGCtgaaatatgtaactttttgggcgacccgaccaaattcacatagaaatgtgagttatagctCTGTCATTCTCATTTAAAAGCAAGTCTAACAAGTGGTAGATGTGTTCTTTGtactctatttctatgctttccttaagtttaatttttgcatattttactttcgattttgtacaccagctgaaaatataATAGTTTGGGTTATGAttatctacactatacttgcttgtatAACTGAAATTAGGGGAACTATTagtaaccaggaaatggcggcaTGATTTCTGCGTAGTGCATCTTTAACTGCACTGTGTAATGGTATTGTACTACAGGTTGTCAAACCACACACGAAGTAGCTCACAGATCCTGAGTTTTGTCTCCTACACCTTAACTTAAATCATCCTTTTCATGCAGTTTACATTTGATCAGTTTTCTATTGTTTTCAACTTGTAGGTCAGGGCtctcccaaccctgttcctagagagctaccatcctgtaggttttaactccaaccctgttcctggagagctaccatcctgtaggttttaactccaaccctgttcctggagagctaccatcctgtaggttttcactccaaccctgttcctggagagctaccgtgctGTAGGTTTccacttcaaccctgttcctggagagctaccgtcctgtaggttttagcttcaaccctgttcctggagagctaccgtcctgtaggttttcactccaaccctgttcctggagagctatcctcctgtaggtttccactccaaccctgttcctggagagctaccgtcctgtaggttttagcttcaaccctaatctagcacacctgattgtaatagttagctggttgataaactgaaccaggttagttacaactgaggTTGGAGTGACGATCTCCAagagggta
It encodes:
- the LOC115153976 gene encoding protein YIPF5, coding for MSGSGFDNLNTDFYQSSYSVDEHGQPAGYGYSNTEDPYKQGQYGQYDYSQPMGYAAPGMMQPQQPYTGQIYQPTPAFTPSPTQSMYGSSFDDEPPLLEELGINFDHIWQKTLTVLHPMKAADGNIMNETDLAGPMVFCLAFGATLLLTGKIQFGYVYGISAIGCLGMYCLLNLMSMTGVSFGCVASVLGYCLLPMILLASFGVILSLQGMFGIIIAATIIGWCSFSASKIFISALAMDGQQLLVAYPCALLYGVFALISVF